The following proteins come from a genomic window of Dreissena polymorpha isolate Duluth1 chromosome 1, UMN_Dpol_1.0, whole genome shotgun sequence:
- the LOC127864917 gene encoding sestrin-1-like, which yields MNLSMNSISPHLRKKAAGRHHCSYLINLHTQEFILAGGDPSWLNGLGNIPNKLRDLYELNKILAHRPWMISKEHIASLASGKDNWSISELVHALILLSHFHALSSFVYGCGITPEVDHDGGYTNSGKNSPSSSKANSRATSKHVSPSSSFSEVGLHFDRSFSTVLWERKRD from the exons ATGAATCTGAGCATGAATAGCATATCACCCCACTTgcgcaaaaag GCTGCAGGCAGACACCATTGCAGTTACCTGATCAACCTACACACGCAGGAGTTCATTCTTGCGGGCGGTGACCCTTCCTGGTTGAACGGGCTGGGAAACATCCCGAACAAACTGCGAGACCTGTATGAGTTGAACAAAATACTGGCACACCGCCCGTGGATGATCTCAAAAGAACACATAGCA AGCCTAGCCAGTGGCAAGGACAACTGGTCTATATCGGAGCTCGTGCACGCCCTGATACTCCTCTCCCACTTCCACGCTCTGTCCAGCTTTGTGTACGGCTGCGGTATCACGCCCGAGGTGGACCACGATGGGGGTTACACTAACAGCGGGAAGAACTCACCCTCCAGCAGTAAGGCTAACAGCCGGGCCACCAGCAAACATGTGTCACCTTCCTCGTCTTTCTCCGAGGTAGGGTTacactttgatagaagttttTCAACAGTGCTCTGGGAAAGAAAACGGGActaa